The proteins below come from a single Eremothecium sinecaudum strain ATCC 58844 chromosome II, complete sequence genomic window:
- the MTC6 gene encoding Mtc6p (Syntenic homolog of Ashbya gossypii ADL137W; Syntenic homolog of Saccharomyces cerevisiae YHR151C (MTC6)) has translation MVRNTWALLFLCFVLAQECLCDQWSSLTEDTALGIWSQRDVMSNITIDQVPVVGLDLGTSIFSGAVNNSNELMLLEKVLDSGVQAFIIDLTFNNSTNRWDVANTTHSLHTFVNVLERYLIRTNTNIHVNMWVLLLRFPEGAPTTADEHGQVAMLENELGGIGSFIYEVSDLRRENNVGSNVTTLSVGQLNWPTLHDFLYVRKKRVVVMLQDQELGNQTNRIFGSSVLHFTSGNSTAVCPFTTQSDLINQSGHSWRFLHADYETRGIKEYLRCGYSPIIRNRYNSGNISQLVPIIGAATYWSWDNHLPYLHEEDTQKGKPYAAHRCTLFRYNASSQSGSWVIADCNQKRPYICKSETSPYEWFKADQAGNHSTYFELGRFAPCPSNHTFSLPETPLQQRSLEKYLSDNSSPDIELWIDLNSVQILNCWVTGGPDTLCPYHKKPLGTFTEMMVPACILFAVFMVIIITLDLIRVPIQDNRRSWKRVINNYSKSETDGIPS, from the coding sequence ATGGTTAGAAATACATGGGcccttctttttctttgtTTCGTGCTGGCACAAGAGTGTTTGTGTGATCAATGGTCCTCGCTAACTGAGGATACCGCGTTGGGAATATGGTCTCAGCGGGACGTGATGAGCAATATAACGATTGACCAGGTGCCCGTTGTCGGCCTTGATTTGGGAACCTCTATTTTCTCAGGTGCTGTAAACAATAGTAATGAACTAATGTTGTTGGAGAAGGTGCTAGACTCCGGGGTGCAGGCATTTATTATTGATTTAACCTTTAATAATAGTACAAATAGATGGGACGTTGCTAATACTACGCACTCGCTTCACACTTTTGTGAACGTGCTTGAGCGGTACCTTATACGTACAAATACTAATATTCATGTTAATATGTGGGTATTGCTTCTCAGGTTCCCAGAGGGCGCTCCTACGACTGCAGACGAGCATGGGCAGGTAGCTATGCTTGAGAATGAGCTTGGGGGTATTGGAAGCTTTATCTACGAGGTTTCTGATCTCCGGCGGGAAAACAACGTTGGTTCTAATGTTACCACTTTGAGCGTGGGACAACTAAACTGGCCTACGTTGCACGATTTCTTGTATGTCCGGAAAAAAAGAGTAGTGGTGATGTTGCAAGATCAGGAATTGGGGAACCAGACGAATCGGATCTTTGGTTCATCGGTTTTGCATTTCACATCTGGAAATTCTACTGCTGTCTGTCCCTTTACTACACAATCGGATTTAATCAACCAGTCAGGACACTCATGGAGATTCCTCCATGCGGATTATGAGACTAGAGGTATCAAGGAGTACCTTCGATGCGGCTACTCGCCTATAATTCGAAATAGGTACAACTCGGGTAATATATCTCAACTTGTGCCGATTATTGGCGCTGCTACGTATTGGTCTTGGGACAATCATCTACCGTACCTTCACGAAGAAGACACACAGAAGGGGAAACCATATGCAGCTCATAGGTGTACACTGTTTCGCTACAATGCTTCAAGCCAGTCTGGAAGCTGGGTTATTGCAGACTGCAATCAGAAACGACCTTACATATGTAAGTCAGAGACTTCCCCATACGAATGGTTCAAGGCGGACCAGGCTGGAAACCACTCGACATATTTTGAACTGGGCAGATTTGCGCCCTGTCCTTCTAACCACACGTTCAGTCTACCAGAGACCCCTTTGCAGCAACGCTCACTTGAGAAGTACCTTTCAGATAATAGTTCACCTGACATTGAACTATGGATAGATCTTAATTCCGTCCAGATACTGAACTGCTGGGTCACTGGTGGGCCCGACACCCTTTGTCCTTACCATAAAAAACCTCTGGGCACTTTCACAGAGATGATGGTGCCCGCATGCATACTGTTCGCGGTGTTTATGGTCATTATAATTACATTGGATCTTATTAGGGTTCCCATACAGGACAATCGGAGAAGTTGGAAACGAGTAATAAATAACTACTCTAAGTCTGAAACTGACGGTATCCCATCATGA
- the HSV2 gene encoding phosphatidylinositol-3,5-bisphosphate binding protein HSV2 (Syntenic homolog of Ashbya gossypii ADL134W; Syntenic homolog of Saccharomyces cerevisiae YGR223C (HSV2)), with protein sequence MRTRNPIVEQANAPPRFLHVNFNQDHECFSCATETGFEIYNNDPVQCSVKRKFAQGGLYGMSGIGYTRMLYRTNYIALVGGGTHPRFSTNKIAIWDDIQQKDSISLKFKSPVREIFLSRQYIIVVLSQNIELFTFSGNPTRICPPINHVNNGIADFVTCNKVRRDSSQDGQDPLASHVLTGILAYPSSIIPGQIHVADLSNLQVTTSDDPFSTHLPTSIIKAHKNSVRMVKLNRKGTLVATCSVEGTLVRIFSIASGSLVREFRRGLDRALIFDMQWDEKGNNLAVVSDKYTLHVFQIDKQLDKRHVLKGWFPKVKYLQGIWSMCSIKLDKRVLTHEDDKCKIGWIGDSSLSVIWQKSGVWEKYVIMEKIHEVNPNDPLYEAGGAPIEPKIETYLVREGWRQL encoded by the coding sequence ATGAGGACAAGAAACCCCATTGTGGAGCAGGCGAATGCTCCCCCACGCTTTCTTCACGTTAACTTCAACCAGGATCATGAATGTTTTAGTTGTGCTACTGAGACGGGGTTTGAAATATACAATAATGACCCTGTGCAGTGCAGTGTGAAAAGAAAATTTGCGCAAGGAGGGTTGTATGGTATGTCAGGCATTGGGTATACACGGATGTTATATAGGACGAACTATATTGCTCTTGTTGGAGGTGGTACGCACCCAAGGTTTTCCACGAATAAAATTGCGATATGGGATGACATACAGCAAAAGGACTCTATTTCCCTTAAGTTCAAATCCCCAGTCCGTGAGATATTCCTTTCACGGCAGTACATCATTGTTGTTTTATCACAGAACATCGAATTGTTTACGTTTAGTGGGAATCCGACAAGAATTTGCCCTCCTATTAACCATGTTAATAACGGGATTGCTGATTTCGTTACTTGCAACAAGGTAAGAAGGGATAGTTCGCAGGATGGACAGGATCCTCTGGCTTCTCATGTGCTTACTGGGATATTGGCTTACCCGTCGAGCATTATCCCGGGGCAGATCCATGTTGCAGACCTGTCTAACTTGCAAGTTACAACATCAGATGATCCGTTCTCTACGCACTTGCCGACATCTATTATAAAGGCGCACAAGAACTCAGTGCGTATGGTTAAGTTAAACAGAAAAGGGACGCTTGTGGCGACCTGTTCGGTTGAAGGTACTTTAGTACGTATATTTAGCATTGCTAGTGGGTCGCTGGTGCGCGAGTTTAGGCGTGGACTAGATCGGGCCCTCATCTTTGACATGCAATGGGACGAAAAGGGCAACAATTTAGCTGTGGTCAGTGATAAGTACACCTTGCACGTATTCCAAATCGATAAACAGCTAGATAAGCGACATGTTTTGAAGGGCTGGTTTCCTAAAGTCAAATATTTACAAGGTATTTGGAGCATGTGTTCAATCAAGCTAGACAAGCGTGTGCTCACTCATGAAGATGATAAGTGTAAGATAGGCTGGATTGGGGACTCATCTCTCAGCGTAATTTGGCAGAAAAGTGGTGTATGGGAGAAATACGTAATAATGGAAAAAATACACGAGGTTAACCCAAACGACCCATTATATGAAGCTGGAGGGGCTCCCATAGAGCCTAAAATCGAGACATATCTCGTCCGGGAAGGTTGGCGACAGCTATAG
- the DIE2 gene encoding dolichyl-P-Glc:Glc(2)Man(9)GlcNAc(2)-PP-dolichol alpha-1,2- glucosyltransferase (Syntenic homolog of Ashbya gossypii ADL138C; Syntenic homolog of Saccharomyces cerevisiae YGR227W (DIE2)), with protein MSVDYNSDDQEWDELKDDLDNAIQQEVLLGIIINLLCWVLLVLSGIYIAYKFNVHWVPYYFIDEVFHVHQTIKYIGGEWMSWDPKITTPPGLYLLGCFWYHVMKFMTRWNTLSIVRMVNFIGGFIVWPWVVLRPLYLFNAIGFWPITLMVFPLIFCFNFLYYTDVWSTILIVESLALAITVPFGERWSIWASSICGLISCLFRQTNIVWNAFIMVLVIERRALIHKDFNNFKINNYLKWLLHAIENFNSLVLPYLVNFMLFFVFLIYNKSLTLGDKQSHVAGFHLVQILYCLLFIAFFSFPVWLCRGFLAQYVIRMLLKPVRTLFELIMIMLVIRFFTVVHPFLLADNRHLVFYLYRKLLARNWFCKYILMSSIYHFAVYVYFEVLRPSVMFFHPILPVEIKSPAALPLQLSHISWTALIICTIATVVPSPLFEPRYYILPYIFWRIFVMVSPEPFFARPKDYNQVHNTKRLAAEFAWFLVINAGVIFIFARYTFSWPTEPFAQRIIW; from the coding sequence ATGTCAGTCGATTATAATAGCGATGATCAGGAATGGGACGAACTAAAAGATGATTTAGACAATGCTATCCAACAAGAAGTGTTACttggtattattattaatttaCTTTGTTGGGTATTGCTTGTATTGAGTGGTATTTATATTGCTTATAAGTTTAACGTTCATTGGGTGCCATACTATTTCATAGACGAGGTATTCCATGTGCATCAGACGATTAAGTACATTGGCGGGGAATGGATGAGTTGGGACCCTAAGATTACTACACCACCGGGGTTATACTTGCTTGGGTGTTTTTGGTATCATGTGATGAAGTTTATGACTCGTTGGAACACCCTGAGTATCGTTAGGATGGTGAACTTTATAGGGGGCTTTATCGTTTGGCCATGGGTGGTATTGAGACCCCTGTACCTATTCAATGCGATTGGGTTTTGGCCAATCACCTTGATGGTTTTCCCGCTGATATTCTGTTTTAATTTCTTGTACTATACAGATGTGTGGTCTACTATATTAATCGTCGAGTCACTTGCGCTGGCGATTACCGTACCGTTTGGTGAGCGGTGGAGTATTTGGGCAAGTTCTATATGCGGATTGATCAGCTGCCTATTTAGGCAGACCAATATAGTGTGGAATGCGTTTATTATGGTGTTGGTGATTGAAAGGCGGGCGCTGATCCATAAGGATTTCAATAATTTCAAGATCAATAACTACCTGAAGTGGTTGCTCCATGCAATTGAAAACTTCAATTCACTGGTACTGCCATATTTGGTCAATTTCATGCTATTTTTTGTGTTTTTGATCTATAACAAGTCTTTGACTTTGGGAGATAAGCAAAGCCATGTGGCGGGGTTCCACCTAGTTCAAATACTTTACTGCTTGCTATTTATCGCATTCTTTAGCTTCCCTGTGTGGTTATGCCGTGGCTTCCTTGCCCAATATGTGATTCGCATGCTGCTGAAGCCGGTCAGGACCTTATTTGAGCTGATCATGATTATGCTAGTCATTAGGTTCTTTACTGTCGTACATCCTTTCTTACTTGCTGACAACCGCCACCTTGTGTTTTACCTGTACAGGAAGTTACTTGCACGCAATTGGTTCTGCAAGTACATACTAATGTCATCAATCTACCACTTTGCGGTGTATGTGTACTTCGAGGTACTGAGACCGTCAGTAATGTTCTTCCACCCTATCCTGCCAGTCGAAATCAAGTCCCCTGCGGCTTTGCCATTGCAGTTGAGCCATATATCGTGGACTGCGTTGATAATTTGTACAATTGCAACTGTTGTACCATCCCCATTGTTCGAACCCCGCTATTATATTCTGCCGTATATCTTTTGGAGAATTTTTGTGATGGTATCGCCGGAGCCGTTCTTTGCCAGACCTAAAGATTATAACCAGGTACATAATACCAAGAGACTAGCGGCTGAATTTGCTTGGTTTCTAGTTATCAACGCTGGTGTAATATTTATATTTGCTAGGTATACCTTTTCGTGGCCCACCGAACCATTTGCACAAAGAATCATTTGGTGA
- the SMI1 gene encoding Smi1p (Syntenic homolog of Ashbya gossypii ADL139W; Syntenic homolog of Saccharomyces cerevisiae YGR229C (SMI1)) gives MEGLKRTWKQLVYTFSTDDRYAEYNPNDPMQGSGASDSRMFDCVNGSQIQLNDFSDESESRGNDGVSECLLAWRHISSWCTEHNSDLYATLSAPCTKNDIARAEADLSVTFPAAVRASLRLHDGQEDMESMQGVSGLLYGLKLMSLDEIVRMTCTWRSVAAQLAAQELRNEQSKDGSSTDNERVGVMPKPVDQKGYMKVSKEEVKSTTDLQKNLSQNHSKRYKMNHIPRQASVPPLAIQCVYAHPGWVPLVTDKAGNHIGIDLAPGPKGKYAQVIMFGREFDTKYVVGDNWGDFLLSFVNDLENGNWVLVDNTDDYLNGDGELMFVEKGTNGPILDYFSVLKKRSWDKWQRQKPMPAAPKSKPANTASLSSQDSVSNATLPKNSLYASTTAVDETLTSQDDPVIMNENTLEASGDSVNTEHAEDDDGSHEEGSTTLSVTQSNADSIVAKGATSINSGTTNADEDKKSEVLHISKSQTLSQGTSRLSESDAVEELHDEFENVAL, from the coding sequence ATGGAGGGATTAAAACGCACATGGAAACAGCTAGTGTATACGTTCAGCACAGATGATCGATATGCAGAATATAACCCAAATGATCCAATGCAAGGTTCTGGTGCTTCAGATTCGCGCATGTTTGACTGCGTGAATGGTTCTCAGATACAGCTAAATGATTTCAGTGATGAATCAGAGTCTAGAGGTAACGACGGCGTTAGTGAGTGCTTATTGGCATGGAGACATATTTCCAGTTGGTGTACTGAACATAACTCCGACTTATATGCTACTCTTAGCGCTCCGTGTACCAAGAACGATATTGCAAGAGCAGAAGCTGATTTATCGGTTACATTTCCTGCTGCCGTTCGTGCCTCGCTACGCTTGCATGATGGTCAGGAGGATATGGAAAGCATGCAAGGTGTTTCGGGGTTACTTTACGGTTTGAAGCTTATGAGTTTAGACGAAATAGTAAGGATGACGTGTACTTGGAGAAGTGTTGCAGCGCAGTTAGCGGCGCAGGAGCTGAGAAACGAGCAAAGCAAGGATGGATCCTCGACCGATAACGAAAGGGTTGGGGTAATGCCAAAGCCAGTCGACCAGAAGGGATACATGAAAGTTTCAAAGGAGGAAGTCAAAAGTACTACCGACTTACAAAAAAATCTTTCGCAAAATCATAGCAAACGCTATAAGATGAATCATATTCCAAGACAAGCATCAGTACCCCCATTGGCTATCCAATGCGTGTATGCTCATCCTGGTTGGGTACCATTAGTTACGGACAAAGCCGGAAACCACATTGGTATCGATTTGGCGCCTGGTCCTAAGGGTAAATACGCCCAAGTTATAATGTTCGGAAGGGAATTTGATACGAAATATGTAGTTGGTGATAACTGGGGTGACTTTTTGTTATCATTTGTGAATGATTTGGAGAACGGCAACTGGGTTTTGGTTGACAACACCGACGATTACTTGAACGGTGACGGTGAACTAATGTTTGTTGAGAAGGGTACCAACGGTCCTATATTGGACTATTTTAGTgttttgaagaagagaagCTGGGATAAATGGCAGAGACAAAAGCCAATGCCCGCTGCTCCAAAATCTAAACCCGCTAATACGGCTTCATTAAGTAGCCAAGACTCCGTTAGCAACGCAACTTTACCAAAAAATAGTTTATATGCATCTACGACCGCCGTTGACGAGACTCTCACTTCACAAGATGACCCAGTTATTATGAATGAAAATACCTTGGAAGCTAGTGGTGATTCCGTAAACACAGAGCATGCGGAAGATGACGATGGTTCTCATGAAGAAGGCTCAACAACCCTGTCAGTTACTCAGTCAAACGCAGACTCTATAGTGGCCAAAGGTGCTACTAGTATTAACAGTGGCACTACGAATGCGGATGAAGACAAGAAGTCCGAAGTGCTACACATTAGTAAATCGCAAACTTTGTCGCAAGGAACCTCCAGGCTCTCTGAAAGCGATGCCGTCGAGGAATTACatgatgaatttgaaaatgTAGCGCTATAG
- the AMA1 gene encoding Ama1p (Syntenic homolog of Ashbya gossypii ADL135C; Syntenic homolog of Saccharomyces cerevisiae YGR225W (AMA1); 1-intron in Ashbya gossypii), translated as MERHHRLMPRSYKRKLSSGSITVSDGIQLKRKKFQNDQLTSNRNLGGSSLTMIPDRFIPNETSIKAYRASPNLQNFDLTINELADPDSQRRLPSPEFFTSQDLLLNQLILTPDQSPLAGKEVKTRLNEEFKRHREYIADALGFQSPERVYKFDRTQKTLGISPNHSIVDPLLSTLPPKDAAQYIHRQEFPNFEQSRRFVPCDLRPKKRTKSHIPYRVLDAPALRNDFYSNLVDWSPATNNVVVGLNCSVYLWSDTLGPINVLHHGYLQRKGDIVTCVSFAPTDDYLVVATKLGRLLVFDQSYKPKVMVDGSRQPLVETRINNNRGICCVKWFQNTKNEFLLGNDIGEVHRFRLEHKKFEHFEIITMGEAERRLRVGKDLNGHVSGVERVKQKSYNIKETLVKYVYETMELCLESVYTFQSQTQQVCGLDISEETGYVAVGGNDNSCSLWDISLPNGPPKLLFQLSHYAAVKAVSFCPWSKSLLATGGGSKDRTIRFWHAPSGTLLKEIKTPGQITSLIWSTRRKQIVATFGFSDLESPTLFISYSYPSMEPIMKVTTPSALRVLSAVSSPDFSNICIATNDETVRFYEMWDPKESTIIEAQASGLYGSEIIEHEEGIEHDTVPIR; from the exons ATGGAAAGACACCATCGTCTAATGCCAAGATCGTATAAGAGAAAGTTGAGCTCAGGGTCGATAACAGTATCAGATGGGATTCAATTAAAGCGTAAAAAGTTTCAGAATGACCAGTTAACGTCTAATAGGAACTTGGGCGGCTCCTCCTTAACAATGATTCCTGATCGGTTTATTCCGAACGAAACGTCAATAAAGGCCTACAGGGCGTCACCTAATCTACAGAATTTCGATCTCACCATTAATGAGCTTGCTGACCCGGATTCTCAGAGGAGATTACCTTCACCTGAGTTCTTTACATCGCAAGATTTGCTGTTAAATCAGCTTATACTAACCCCGGACCAGTCGCCTTTGGCAGGTAAAGAAGTGAAAACCAGGTTGAATGAGGAGTTTAAGAGACATAGGGAGTATATAGCAGATGCGCTTGGGTTCCAATCACCGGAGCGTGTGTACAAGTTCGACAGGACGCAGAAGACGCTAGGTATCTCTCCGAATCACTCCATTGTTGATCCTTTATTATCTACTTTGCCGCCGAAGGATGCAGCACAATATATCCATAGACAAGAGTTCCCTAACTTTGAGCAATCCAGGAGGTTTGTGCCATGCGATCTAAGGCCGAAGAAGAGGACGAAGTCGCACATCCCATATCGTGTTCTTGATGCGCCAGCTCTAAGGAACGATTTCTACTCCAACTTGGTTGATTGGTCGCCCGCGACCAACAACGTTGTTGTTGGGTTGAATTGTTCAGTATATCTCTGGTCAGACACCTTGGGCCCGATAAACGTACTTCATCATGGATACTTGCAAAGAAAAGGAGATATAGTCACCTGCGTGTCATTTGCTCCAACGGACGATTATTTGGTGGTTGCAACTAAACTGGGACGCTTGCTCGTGTTTGATCAATCCTACAAGCCCAAAGTAATGGTAGATGGGTCTAGACAGCCCCTAGTCGAGACTAGAATCAATAATAACAGGGGAATATGCTGTGTGAAATGGTTTCAAAATACTAAAAATGAGTTTTTATTAGGCAATGACATAGGTGAAGTTCATCGATTTAGGTTGGAACACAAAAAATTCGAACACTTTGAAATAATAACGATGGGTGAGGCAGAAAGAAGATTAAGAGTGGGAAAAGATTTGAATGGACATGTGTCTGGAGTAGAAAGAGTGAAGCAGAAATCATATAATATCAAAGAAACTTTAGTAAAATATGTGTATGAGACCATGGAATTATGTTTAGAGAGCGTTTACACATTCCAGTCTCAGACACAGCAGGTTTGCG GATTGGACATTAGCGAAGAAACCGGATATGTGGCTGTAGGCGGAAATGATAACTCCTGTAGTCTATGGGATATATCCTTACCCAATGGCCCGCCAAAATTACTATTCCAATTATCCCATTATGCCGCGGTTAAAGCAGTCTCCTTCTGCCCTTGGTCCAAGTCGCTCTTGGCGACGGGCGGAGGAAGTAAGGACCGAACAATTCGCTTCTGGCATGCGCCTTCAGGAACATTATTAAAGGAGATAAAAACCCCTGGGCAAATCACATCCCTAATCTGGTCAACCAGGAGAAAGCAAATTGTTGCAACTTTTGGCTTCAGCGATCTAGAAAGTCCTACACTATTCATAAGCTATTCTTATCCAAGCATGGAACCCATCATGAAAGTCACTACCCCGAGCGCACTCCGCGTTTTAAGTGCTGTTTCTTCCCCAGATTTTTCGAATATCTGCATTGCTACAAATGATGAAACAGTTAGGTTTTATGAGATGTGGGATCCAAAGGAATCTACTATTATTGAAGCACAGGCCAGTGGTTTATATGGCAGCGAAATTATCGAACATGAGGAAGGTATTGAGCACGATACAGTACCAATCAGGTAG
- the PET54 gene encoding Pet54p (Syntenic homolog of Ashbya gossypii ADL133C; Syntenic homolog of Saccharomyces cerevisiae YGR222W (PET54)): MLGPYNIVDVILRDVVSRGSLVKQAIRKVKGPVQHADHRLLLYKSYNPLLVQRDFAELLPENQLRLDIKETESSTFDLHKVRDGRFFMFRDKYLLQFASRLGLRSYLRSTEHTFLDERILGLKEPGDKILYDYAVYQRNLKAAFTSQKAYEEALHTEPEKVEDITAHLSTSPGVKDIEAKSVLVWDFPSNFTSEDIKATYWWYGIKTCFKLYSDETNGKTLTYLAFYDNEEASKFTLNMHGAFSADGKALLVEAL, translated from the coding sequence ATGTTGGGTCCTTACAATATCGTGGATGTAATACTGCGAGATGTCGTGTCAAGAGGATCTTTGGTGAAGCAAGCTATTCGAAAAGTGAAGGGGCCAGTGCAGCATGCTGATCACCGATTACTACTTTATAAATCCTATAATCCACTACTTGTACAGAGAGACTTTGCAGAACTGCTGCCAGAAAATCAATTACGTTTAGATATTAAAGAAACTGAATCTTCAACTTTTGATCTGCATAAAGTACGAGATGGACGGTTTTTTATGTTCAGAGATAAGTATCTGTTACAGTTTGCTAGTCGACTGGGACTAAGGTCATATTTACGGAGTACTGAGCATACATTTTTGGACGAACGCATACTGGGACTTAAAGAACCTGGGGATAAAATATTGTATGATTATGCTGTGTATCAGCGAAACCTAAAGGCCGCCTTTACGTCGCAAAAAGCGTATGAAGAAGCTCTTCATACTGAACCTGAAAAAGTAGAGGATATAACAGCACATTTGTCCACTTCTCCGGGGGTTAAGGATATCGAAGCGAAGTCTGTCCTGGTGTGGGATTTTCCTTCAAATTTTACATCGGAAGACATAAAGGCTACTTACTGGTGGTATGGCATTAAGACTTGCTTCAAACTATATTCTGACGAGACTAACGGAAAAACTTTAACATATCTGGCCTTCtatgataatgaagaagcCTCCAAGTTTACATTAAACATGCATGGAGCATTCTCGGCGGATGGCAAAGCACTGCTTGTAGAAGCGCTATAG
- the PEX28 gene encoding Pex28p (Syntenic homolog of Ashbya gossypii ADL136C; Syntenic homolog of Saccharomyces cerevisiae YHR150W (PEX28)) encodes MEASKTNNCVTSMAIKGDKRRSLLGQYLLKKYEKLISTDTGVVNGRDPEPYSNLGLVTNIAGSFVDATLERLKGGKEVPGRTLEEDLEEFALQEGLRRNSEMFWKDENFRNEYEIGGESDDGQFDIGLKSGQILGMKFHDHEHFIDILLDKVISALLPEELPEREQLTLRVNEAGRKKSQHISVMTISRNFKILTSKMALVFEFQDSVIRLITWRSPSSTILILMLHTFICFNPMLLPVFALSYVLFGLMVTGYLHRHPLRRSYYLSKHSYGTSLLEAVFSGGKRTTWHGHDNVHEHDYSKIPTECDWQKMHNIQHAVEFIVNLRDLQNLMSSIVLVTEKLEMFVYGEAGFKNEHRSTILFLMGLVLLTLLWFCSPLMNWSIAAAVLAWGTMIVIHPKVLPRLSALIDEEQIEHGKAVVQNAERYDIILDEAPEVQYLELFEIHKQGLMPHQWEFYIYSSYIFDPQDKYRKQQAPPPGVLDLDQVCPPPTWSFDKNSDWEVDYNAKAWAKERGLNLEVKNEYVVDRAFKRRRLTRKVLRYANSARRPSYR; translated from the coding sequence ATGGAAGCTTCCAAGACTAATAATTGTGTCACTTCGATGGCCATAAAGGGAGACAAGCGACGGTCTTTATTAGGCCaatatttattaaaaaaatacGAGAAGCTTATATCAACTGATACTGGTGTTGTTAATGGTAGGGATCCAGAGCCGTACTCAAATCTTGGGTTGGTCACGAATATAGCCGGTTCGTTCGTCGATGCCACTTTGGAGAGGCTTAAAGGTGGTAAAGAGGTGCCTGGAAGGACCTTAGAGGAAGATCTAGAGGAATTTGCACTACAGGAAGGGTTGAGAAGGAATTCGGAGATGTTCTGGAAGGATGAGAACTTTCGGAATGAGTATGAGATTGGCGGTGAGAGCGATGACGGACAATTTGATATAGGCCTCAAGAGTGGGCAAATTCTTGGAATGAAATTCCATGACCATGAACATTTTATTGATATATTGCTTGATAAGGTAATAAGTGCTTTGCTCCCTGAGGAATTGCCAGAGCGGGAACAATTAACGCTGAGAGTGAATGAGGCTGGGCGGAAGAAGAGCCAGCATATTTCAGTCATGACGATTTCCAGGAATTTCAAAATTTTGACGTCTAAGATGGCGCTAGTATTTGAGTTCCAGGATTCTGTGATAAGGCTGATAACCTGGAGGTCACCTTCGAGCACAATTTTGATTCTAATGTTACATACGTTTATATGCTTCAACCCCATGCTTCTTCCAGTTTTTGCCCTATCGTATGTGCTATTTGGACTCATGGTCACAGGATACCTTCATCGACACCCATTGAGACGTAGCTACTATCTTTCAAAACATAGCTATGGCACTTCGTTGCTTGAAGCGGTGTTTTCGGGTGGTAAACGTACAACTTGGCACGGGCACGATAACGTCCATGAGCACGACTACAGCAAGATACCTACAGAATGCGATTGGCAAAAGATGCATAACATCCAACATGCTGTGGAGTTCATTGTTAACTTGCGTGATTTACAAAACTTGATGTCTTCCATTGTGTTGGTCACAGAGAAGTTGGAGATGTTTGTATATGGTGAAGCGGGCTTCAAGAATGAGCATAGATCAACTATTTTATTCCTTATGGGACTTGTTCTGTTAACACTGCTATGGTTTTGCTCGCCACTAATGAACTGGTCGATAGCAGCCGCGGTATTGGCGTGGGGCACCATGATAGTAATTCATCCTAAGGTGCTACCCCGCTTGAGTGCACTTATCGACGAAGAACAAATCGAGCACGGCAAAGCAGTTGTTCAAAATGCAGAAAGATACGACATCATTTTGGATGAGGCTCCCGAGGTACAGTACCTAGAGTTATTTGAAATTCATAAACAAGGGCTGATGCCACATCAATGGGAGTTTTACATATACTCATCGTACATCTTCGATCCACAGGATAAGTATAGGAAGCAACAAGCACCACCCCCGGGAGTGCTCGATTTGGATCAAGTTTGTCCCCCACCCACTTGGTCATTTGACAAGAACTCAGATTGGGAAGTTGACTACAATGCCAAGGCCTGGGCTAAGGAAAGGGGCTTAAATTTGGAAGTAAAAAACGAATATGTTGTTGACAGGGCATTCAAACGTAGAAGGTTAACAAGGAAAGTTCTTAGGTATGCAAATTCTGCGCGTAGGCCCTCTTACCGCTGA